The Sporomusaceae bacterium FL31 sequence GGCTTCATTAAGCAACATTCGCCGCGATGTTGTCCGTTATCAAAGTTTAGCTGCGCAGGGAGGAATCGCCGCCCAAGCATTGGATACTTCGATGTCACAAGCCGAACAGGCGCAAGCTCAAGTCAATGCCTATCAGGCGAAGTTGGATCAAGCGAGCAATGATTTAGCGGATACCTTGGTTTTATCACCAGTTGACGGTCGCATTGGTGTCGGCGAGTTAAGTGTCGGCGGTTATGTACAGGCCGGCAGTACGGTGATGGCAACAGTCTCTAGCGTAGATCCTGTGCAAGTTCGCTTTAGTATGAGTGAAAATGAATATCTAAAATTTGCCCGTATCGGCAGTTCTCCAGATGCCTGGGGACAAAACCTCAAACTGGTTCTCAGTGATGGCAGTGAATACCCCCAAGCCGGCCACTTGGAACAAATCGACCGCGGATTGTCTAGTCAAAGCGGTACTTTGGCTATGAAAGCAACTTTCAGCAATCCACAACACTTACTTGTTCCAGGCATGTTTGCCAGAATTGTCGCAGTAGGCGAAACAAGGCCTGCAGCGATTCTGATTCCACAAAGAGCTGTCCAAGAAATGTTGGGTAAAACTTTTGTGACAGTAGTCGGCGCTAATAGTGAAGCCGTCACAAAACCGGTAAAATTAGGACCAAAAGTTGGCAATCTGCAAGTTGTTGAAGAAGGCCTTACGCCCCAAGATGTCGTTGTTGTCGAAGGGTTTGCCAAAACACAGCCCGGGGCTCCGCTAAAAGTAACTATGATCGGGCTGGATGATCTGAATATTCCAGTTGCGAAGTAGGAGGGCGGATCTATGGCTAAATTCTTTATTAACCGACCAATATTCGCAATCGTTATTGCTATTCTGATTACCCTGGCGGGCAGTATTGCCGCCTTTAACCTGCCAATCGCCCAATATCCGCAGATTACACCGCCTCAGGTCAGTGTCAGCGCAAGCTATACAGGTGCCAATGCGGATGTTGTAGAAAAAACAGTAGCTCAGGTTATTGAGCAGCAGGTTAACGGCGTTGAAGGCGCGGTCGCTATGACTTCGACCAGTGCCGACTCAGGCCGTTATAGCATGAATGTAAAATTCGAGCTGGGTCAAAATCCCGATATGGTCACCATGTATACCCAAAACCGGGTGGTTCAGGCTAATGCCGGACTGCCGCAGGATGTACAGCTGACCGGGGTAACAACCCGGAAGGTTTCGCC is a genomic window containing:
- a CDS encoding lipoprotein, whose translation is MNKKSIIWLMALFLITATGCSKQQAARPPQEVAVKAMQVIQKDTPVTYEYVGEIVAKDEVPIKAQVSGNIARKLVKGGDTVRAGQPLFEIDQRNYTAAVADAQAQVAQAQASLSNIRRDVVRYQSLAAQGGIAAQALDTSMSQAEQAQAQVNAYQAKLDQASNDLADTLVLSPVDGRIGVGELSVGGYVQAGSTVMATVSSVDPVQVRFSMSENEYLKFARIGSSPDAWGQNLKLVLSDGSEYPQAGHLEQIDRGLSSQSGTLAMKATFSNPQHLLVPGMFARIVAVGETRPAAILIPQRAVQEMLGKTFVTVVGANSEAVTKPVKLGPKVGNLQVVEEGLTPQDVVVVEGFAKTQPGAPLKVTMIGLDDLNIPVAK